A portion of the Natronococcus sp. AD-5 genome contains these proteins:
- a CDS encoding AsnC family transcriptional regulator, whose protein sequence is MRDLDETDLEILELLAADARRPYKEIAEHVGLTPPAVSDRISRLEEQEIIQGFTIDIDRGKLRGDVPVLVELEPTPDAVADVYAAAGELEGVEHVFEGMDGRVIVHATIPNADARSWLEREVDLGTVTGYDVTLCNRSDRVTDLAATGFALECVVCGKEVTNDGVTATVNGEIKTFCCPSCEDRYVSRYESHRDALE, encoded by the coding sequence ATGCGCGACCTCGACGAGACCGATCTCGAGATTCTCGAACTCCTCGCGGCCGACGCCCGCCGCCCGTACAAGGAGATCGCCGAGCACGTCGGACTGACGCCGCCGGCCGTCTCCGATCGCATCTCGCGACTCGAAGAGCAGGAGATCATCCAGGGGTTCACGATCGACATCGACCGCGGAAAACTCCGCGGCGACGTGCCGGTGCTGGTCGAACTGGAGCCGACCCCCGACGCGGTCGCCGACGTCTACGCGGCCGCCGGCGAACTCGAGGGCGTCGAACACGTCTTCGAGGGTATGGACGGCCGCGTGATCGTCCACGCGACGATCCCGAACGCCGACGCCCGATCGTGGCTCGAGCGCGAGGTCGACCTCGGAACGGTAACCGGCTACGACGTCACCCTCTGCAACCGCTCGGATCGGGTGACCGACCTCGCGGCGACCGGCTTCGCGCTCGAGTGCGTGGTCTGCGGGAAGGAGGTCACCAACGACGGGGTGACGGCGACCGTGAACGGGGAGATCAAGACGTTCTGCTGTCCCTCCTGTGAGGACCGTTACGTGAGCCGGTACGAGTCACACCGCGACGCGCTCGAGTGA
- the leuD gene encoding 3-isopropylmalate dehydratase small subunit yields MSSNDSGEVEIPEVDSVSGSGIPIRGNDVDTDQIIPARFMKVVTFDGLGEFAFFDLRFDENDDPKDHPMNEDRFRDSSVMVVNSNFGCGSSREHAPQALMRWGIDAVIGESFAEIFAGNCLALGIPTVTADGETIRELQDWVDEHPDEELGIDVEAETVTYGGETIDVTVDEAQRKALVEGVWDTTALMKSNAGAVRQTAAVLPYVEDGAIPEAE; encoded by the coding sequence GTGAGTTCGAACGACAGCGGCGAGGTGGAGATCCCCGAAGTCGACTCCGTCTCCGGCTCCGGTATCCCGATCCGGGGTAACGACGTCGACACCGACCAGATCATCCCCGCGCGGTTCATGAAGGTCGTCACCTTCGACGGCCTCGGCGAGTTCGCGTTCTTCGATCTCCGGTTCGACGAGAACGACGATCCCAAGGACCACCCGATGAACGAGGACCGGTTCCGGGACTCCTCGGTGATGGTCGTCAACTCGAACTTCGGCTGTGGCTCCTCGCGCGAGCACGCCCCCCAGGCGCTGATGCGCTGGGGGATCGACGCCGTGATCGGCGAGAGCTTCGCCGAGATCTTCGCGGGTAACTGTCTGGCGCTCGGGATCCCGACCGTGACGGCGGACGGCGAGACGATCCGGGAACTGCAGGACTGGGTCGACGAACACCCCGACGAGGAACTCGGGATCGACGTCGAGGCCGAGACCGTCACCTACGGAGGCGAGACGATCGACGTCACCGTCGACGAGGCCCAGCGCAAGGCGCTCGTCGAGGGCGTCTGGGACACGACGGCGCTGATGAAGTCGAACGCGGGTGCGGTTCGGCAGACGGCGGCGGTACTTCCGTACGTCGAGGACGGGGCAATTCCCGAAGCCGAATAG
- a CDS encoding VOC family protein codes for MLTGLSWLALEVKYLEPARRFYAETLSLPVRDERENECVLAAGETDLVLRRPDGLPRGGLHTHYAFSIPAAEYDDWWDRLSDEYDLEEVQFGSAKSLYLYDPDGNCVELGQRDVDGPGIDGVFEVVLEVESLERARPFYEDLGFETVDVGDDRKRVRMNGPMALELWEPHLGIADARGGVHVDLGFETSEPTAALEAVSDRVRHVDAVDDERVVVRDPDGHFLTFTT; via the coding sequence ATGCTCACCGGGCTCTCCTGGCTCGCACTCGAGGTCAAGTACCTCGAGCCGGCACGGCGGTTCTACGCGGAGACGCTGTCGCTTCCCGTCCGCGACGAGCGCGAGAACGAGTGCGTCCTGGCCGCGGGCGAGACCGATCTCGTCCTGCGACGCCCCGACGGCCTCCCGCGAGGCGGGCTCCACACTCACTACGCCTTCTCCATCCCGGCGGCCGAGTACGACGACTGGTGGGATCGCCTGAGCGACGAGTACGACCTCGAGGAGGTCCAGTTCGGTTCCGCGAAATCGCTGTACCTGTACGATCCCGACGGCAACTGCGTCGAACTCGGGCAGCGGGACGTCGACGGTCCGGGGATCGACGGCGTCTTCGAGGTCGTTCTCGAAGTCGAGTCGCTCGAGCGCGCCCGGCCGTTCTACGAGGACCTCGGATTCGAGACGGTCGACGTCGGCGACGACCGCAAACGGGTCCGGATGAACGGACCGATGGCGCTCGAGTTGTGGGAACCGCACCTCGGAATCGCGGACGCTCGCGGCGGGGTGCACGTCGACCTGGGATTCGAGACCAGCGAACCGACCGCGGCGCTCGAGGCGGTCTCGGATCGCGTTCGCCACGTCGACGCCGTCGACGACGAGCGGGTCGTCGTCCGCGATCCGGACGGCCATTTCCTCACGTTCACGACCTGA
- the ilvN gene encoding acetolactate synthase small subunit, protein MTHGLDGPAPEERPTPAGRRNKQGIRIDPEIEAKREPRRTVISVLVEHEPGVLSDVSGLFSRRQFNIESLTVGPTAEDGRARITLVVEEPDPGIDQVKKQLRKLLPVIAVRELEPDAMRRELALVKVNAERPDRVAAVADMYDAKTVDSSPETATFEITGARQKIEAAIETFGQFGIREIARTGTTALARGTDDTAAPPTESSAAEANQTQQFTQPTDDD, encoded by the coding sequence ATGACTCACGGGCTCGACGGACCGGCCCCCGAGGAGCGACCGACGCCGGCCGGGCGGCGCAACAAGCAGGGGATCCGCATCGATCCGGAGATCGAAGCGAAACGCGAGCCCCGGCGCACCGTCATCTCGGTGCTGGTCGAACACGAGCCCGGCGTGCTCTCGGACGTCTCGGGACTGTTCTCGAGGCGGCAGTTCAACATCGAGAGCCTGACCGTCGGGCCGACCGCCGAGGACGGACGCGCCCGGATCACCCTCGTCGTCGAGGAGCCCGATCCCGGCATCGATCAGGTCAAAAAGCAGCTGCGGAAGTTGCTGCCGGTCATCGCCGTGCGGGAACTCGAGCCCGACGCGATGCGCCGGGAGCTGGCGCTCGTGAAGGTCAACGCCGAGCGCCCCGACCGGGTCGCGGCCGTCGCGGACATGTACGACGCGAAGACCGTCGACTCGAGCCCCGAGACGGCGACCTTCGAGATCACCGGCGCCCGCCAGAAGATCGAGGCCGCGATCGAGACGTTCGGCCAGTTCGGCATCCGCGAGATCGCTCGGACCGGCACGACGGCGCTCGCCCGCGGCACCGACGACACCGCGGCGCCGCCGACGGAATCGTCCGCCGCCGAGGCGAACCAGACGCAGCAATTCACCCAACCAACAGACGATGACTGA
- the ilvC gene encoding ketol-acid reductoisomerase, whose translation MTEDEFTTEIYYESDADESYLGDVTVAVLGYGSQGHAHALNLHESGVDVVVGLREDSSSRDAAEADGLEVATPVEAAARADVVSMLVPDTVQPHVYEQIEDELEAGDTLQFAHGFNIHYNQIQPSEDIDVTMIAPKSPGHLVRRNYENGEGTPGLLAVYQDATGDAKERALAYAKGIGCARAGVVETTFREETETDLFGEQAVLCGGVTELIKAGYETLVDAGYSPEMAYFECLNEMKLIVDLMYEDGLGGMWDSVSDTAEYGGLTRGEAVVDDQARENMEEVLEQVQNGEFATEWIAENQANRPVYTQLNQAEKNHEIEEVGERLRGLFAWEAEQETEEEDDEERTRVQAD comes from the coding sequence ATGACTGAAGACGAATTCACCACCGAGATCTACTACGAATCGGACGCAGACGAATCCTACCTCGGCGACGTAACCGTCGCCGTCCTCGGCTACGGCAGCCAGGGCCACGCGCACGCGCTCAATCTCCACGAGAGCGGCGTCGACGTGGTCGTCGGCCTGCGCGAGGACTCCTCCTCGCGGGACGCGGCCGAAGCCGACGGGCTCGAGGTCGCGACGCCGGTCGAGGCGGCCGCCCGGGCGGACGTCGTCTCGATGCTGGTCCCCGACACGGTCCAGCCCCACGTCTACGAGCAGATCGAGGACGAACTCGAGGCCGGCGACACGCTGCAGTTCGCCCACGGGTTCAACATCCACTACAACCAGATCCAGCCCTCGGAGGACATCGACGTGACGATGATCGCGCCGAAGTCGCCGGGTCACCTCGTCCGCCGGAACTACGAGAACGGCGAGGGGACGCCGGGACTGCTCGCGGTCTACCAGGACGCGACCGGCGACGCGAAAGAGCGCGCGCTGGCGTACGCGAAGGGGATCGGCTGCGCCCGCGCGGGCGTCGTCGAGACGACGTTCCGCGAGGAAACGGAGACGGACCTCTTCGGCGAGCAGGCCGTCCTCTGTGGCGGCGTCACGGAACTGATCAAGGCCGGCTACGAGACGCTGGTCGACGCCGGCTACAGTCCCGAGATGGCCTACTTCGAGTGCCTGAACGAGATGAAGCTCATCGTCGACCTGATGTACGAAGACGGACTCGGCGGGATGTGGGATTCGGTCTCCGACACCGCCGAGTACGGCGGACTCACCCGCGGCGAGGCCGTCGTCGACGACCAGGCCCGCGAGAACATGGAGGAGGTGCTCGAGCAGGTCCAGAACGGCGAGTTCGCCACCGAGTGGATCGCCGAGAACCAGGCGAACCGACCCGTCTACACGCAGCTCAACCAGGCCGAGAAGAACCATGAGATCGAGGAGGTCGGCGAGCGCCTCCGCGGGCTGTTCGCCTGGGAAGCGGAACAGGAAACCGAAGAGGAAGACGACGAGGAACGAACGCGAGTGCAAGCGGACTAA
- the ilvB gene encoding biosynthetic-type acetolactate synthase large subunit: MSERAAPVTATEEQYDDQDPARDAREPADTTAETESEPERHPVTTGAEAVVRALENAGVEHAFGVQGGAIMPVYDALYDSEIHHVTMAHEQGASHAADAYGIVSGEPGICLATSGPGATNLVTGLADADMDSDPVVALTGQVPTEFVGNDAFQETDTTGVTTPVTKDNTFSSEPDRVGTDVSEAFALAREGRPGPTLVDLPKDVTNAETDREPDEPAVPRTYEVQERADPETVDAAAGRIENAQRPIMLLGGGVIKGEASEACREFATEHEIPVVTTMPGIGSFPEDHELSMEMAGMHGTGYANMAITHCDTMIAVGTRFDDRLTGGIETFAPDAEIIHVDIDPAEISKNIRADYPLVGDAGTVVSQLAEAVDASPKATKWRAQCQQWKSDYSMAYDAPEDEPIKPQFVVEALDEATSDRAVVTTGVGQHQMWACQYWTYTEPRTWVSSHGLGTMGYGLPAAIGARFAADDDQEVVCIDGDGSFLMTLQGLSVAVRENLDITVAVLNNEYIGMVRQWQDAFFDGRHSASDYGWMPEFDKLAEAFGAAGFRIDDYDEVADTIDDALAYDGPSVIDVHIDPQANVYPMVPSGGDNGQFALTEDQL; the protein is encoded by the coding sequence ATGAGCGAACGCGCAGCACCGGTTACCGCGACCGAAGAACAGTACGACGATCAGGACCCGGCCCGCGACGCGCGGGAGCCGGCCGACACCACCGCCGAAACGGAGTCCGAACCCGAACGGCACCCCGTCACCACGGGTGCCGAGGCGGTCGTCCGCGCGCTCGAGAACGCGGGCGTCGAACACGCCTTCGGCGTGCAGGGCGGCGCGATCATGCCCGTCTACGACGCGCTGTACGACTCCGAGATCCACCACGTAACGATGGCCCACGAACAGGGCGCCTCGCACGCGGCCGACGCCTACGGCATCGTCTCCGGCGAGCCCGGCATCTGTCTCGCCACGTCGGGGCCGGGGGCGACCAATCTCGTCACCGGCTTGGCCGACGCCGACATGGACTCGGACCCGGTCGTCGCGCTGACCGGGCAAGTTCCCACGGAGTTCGTCGGCAACGACGCCTTCCAGGAGACCGACACCACCGGCGTCACGACGCCCGTGACGAAAGACAACACGTTCTCGAGCGAGCCGGATCGCGTCGGCACCGACGTCAGCGAGGCGTTCGCGCTGGCCCGCGAGGGTCGACCCGGACCGACGCTGGTCGACCTGCCGAAGGACGTCACCAACGCCGAGACCGACCGCGAGCCCGACGAGCCCGCGGTGCCCCGCACCTACGAGGTGCAGGAGCGAGCGGATCCGGAGACCGTCGACGCCGCGGCCGGACGGATCGAGAACGCTCAGCGTCCCATCATGCTGCTCGGCGGCGGGGTCATCAAGGGCGAGGCCAGCGAGGCCTGCCGCGAGTTCGCGACCGAGCACGAGATCCCGGTCGTCACGACGATGCCCGGCATCGGATCGTTCCCCGAAGATCACGAGCTGTCGATGGAGATGGCGGGCATGCACGGCACCGGCTACGCCAACATGGCGATCACCCACTGCGACACGATGATCGCGGTCGGGACGCGGTTCGACGACCGCCTGACCGGCGGGATCGAGACGTTCGCGCCCGACGCGGAGATCATCCACGTCGACATCGACCCTGCCGAGATCTCGAAGAACATCCGCGCGGACTACCCGCTGGTCGGCGACGCCGGAACCGTCGTCTCCCAGCTGGCCGAGGCGGTCGACGCCTCGCCGAAGGCCACGAAGTGGCGCGCCCAGTGCCAGCAGTGGAAGTCGGACTACTCGATGGCCTACGACGCGCCCGAGGACGAACCGATCAAACCGCAGTTCGTCGTCGAGGCGCTGGACGAGGCCACGAGCGACCGCGCCGTCGTGACCACCGGCGTCGGCCAGCACCAGATGTGGGCCTGCCAGTACTGGACCTACACCGAGCCCCGGACCTGGGTCTCGAGTCACGGGCTCGGGACGATGGGCTACGGGCTGCCGGCGGCGATCGGCGCTCGCTTCGCGGCCGACGACGACCAGGAGGTCGTCTGCATCGACGGCGACGGCTCGTTCCTGATGACGCTGCAGGGGCTGTCCGTGGCCGTCCGCGAGAACCTGGACATCACGGTCGCCGTGCTCAACAACGAGTACATCGGGATGGTCCGCCAGTGGCAGGACGCCTTCTTCGACGGCCGTCACTCCGCGTCGGACTACGGCTGGATGCCCGAGTTCGACAAGCTCGCCGAGGCGTTCGGCGCGGCCGGCTTCCGGATCGACGACTACGACGAGGTCGCCGACACCATCGACGACGCGCTGGCGTACGACGGTCCCTCGGTGATCGACGTCCACATCGATCCGCAGGCGAACGTCTACCCGATGGTGCCGAGCGGCGGCGACAACGGGCAGTTCGCGCTGACGGAGGATCAACTATGA
- a CDS encoding YciE/YciF ferroxidase family protein, whose amino-acid sequence MTIDTTEDLFVAGLKRAYYTEQRLVDALEGLEGTSSSEELQDGFAEHREETRTHIDRIEQVFDRLDTEAEAEEDPVIEGMIEAHEEFMSKEPSDEAINRFNIAAGQKAEHYEIATYGNLIPMADQIGVDDAADTLEETLREEQDELDTLSEYGEQFDYDELEA is encoded by the coding sequence ATGACTATCGATACAACCGAAGACCTCTTCGTGGCCGGGCTGAAGCGCGCGTATTACACCGAACAGCGCCTCGTCGACGCCCTCGAGGGACTCGAGGGGACCTCCTCGAGCGAGGAGTTACAGGACGGATTCGCCGAGCACCGCGAGGAGACCCGGACGCACATCGATCGCATCGAGCAGGTGTTCGACCGGCTCGATACAGAGGCCGAAGCGGAGGAAGACCCCGTCATCGAGGGGATGATCGAGGCTCACGAGGAGTTCATGAGCAAGGAGCCGAGCGACGAGGCGATCAACCGGTTCAACATCGCCGCCGGACAGAAGGCCGAACACTACGAGATCGCCACCTACGGCAACCTCATTCCGATGGCCGACCAGATCGGAGTGGACGACGCCGCCGACACCCTCGAAGAGACGCTGCGCGAAGAACAGGACGAACTCGATACGCTCTCGGAGTACGGCGAGCAGTTCGACTACGACGAACTCGAAGCCTGA
- a CDS encoding ribbon-helix-helix domain-containing protein encodes MTEYTTVSIPKDLADRVDETIEGTSFQSTSDLVRFLLRSIVIQHQQQGELTEAEFEEIAEQLRGLGYLE; translated from the coding sequence ATGACCGAGTACACCACGGTTTCGATTCCGAAAGACCTCGCCGACCGCGTCGACGAAACGATCGAGGGGACGAGCTTTCAGAGCACCAGCGATCTGGTTCGGTTTCTGCTCCGGAGCATCGTCATCCAGCACCAGCAGCAGGGCGAGCTCACCGAGGCGGAGTTCGAGGAGATCGCCGAACAGCTCCGCGGGCTCGGCTACCTCGAGTGA
- a CDS encoding ferritin-like domain-containing protein: MTSDEVTDLLTEAYIDELETVMNYLTNGIVLDGVHAEEVKESLEADVEEELEHARLLGHRLKQLDQSPPGSESFEARQSSLQPPEDTTDVQSVIDGVLEAEEEAKETYRSLLEAAEEANDPVTEDVAVTILADEEAHHTEFRGFKKEFPQD; encoded by the coding sequence ATGACGTCCGACGAAGTTACAGACCTCCTGACGGAGGCGTACATCGACGAACTCGAGACCGTGATGAACTACCTGACGAACGGCATCGTGCTGGACGGCGTCCACGCCGAGGAGGTCAAAGAGAGCCTCGAGGCCGACGTCGAGGAGGAACTCGAGCACGCCCGCCTGCTGGGCCACCGGCTGAAGCAACTCGACCAGTCCCCGCCCGGATCGGAGTCGTTCGAGGCGCGCCAGTCCAGCCTACAGCCGCCCGAAGATACCACGGACGTTCAGTCGGTCATCGACGGCGTCCTCGAGGCCGAGGAGGAGGCGAAGGAGACCTACCGGTCGCTGCTCGAGGCGGCCGAGGAGGCGAATGATCCTGTCACCGAGGACGTCGCGGTGACGATCCTCGCGGACGAGGAGGCTCATCACACCGAGTTCCGGGGGTTCAAAAAAGAATTTCCCCAGGATTGA
- the leuC gene encoding 3-isopropylmalate dehydratase large subunit, with translation MSEGTLYDKVWDHHKVTTLPTGQDQLFVGLHLIHEVTSPQAFGMLRERDLEVAYPELTHATVDHIIPTADQSRPYEEDAAEEMMSELEENVREAGIDFSDPTSGDQGIVHVVGPEQGLTQPGKTIVCGDSHTSTHGAFGALAFGIGTSQIRDVLATGTLAFEKQQVRKIQVDGELGDGVEAKDVILEIIRRLGTEGGVGYVYEYAGEAIESLGMEGRMSICNMSIEGGARAGYVNPDETTYEWLEETDYFRENPEKFEELKPYWESIKSDEDAEYDDVVTIDADELEPVVTWGTTPGQGIGITDPIPAPEDLPEDKRDTARRAQEHMRVGPGETMEGYDIDVAFLGSCTNARLPDLRRAARIVEGREVHPDVRAMVVPGSQRVQDAAEEEGLKDVFEEAGFDWRNAGCSMCLGMNEDQLEGDEACASSSNRNFVGRQGSKDGRTVLMNPRMVAAAAITGEVSDVRDLKEVTLA, from the coding sequence ATGAGCGAGGGAACGCTGTACGACAAGGTCTGGGACCACCACAAGGTGACGACGCTGCCGACCGGGCAGGACCAGCTGTTCGTCGGCCTCCACCTCATCCACGAGGTGACCAGCCCGCAGGCGTTCGGGATGCTCCGCGAGCGCGACCTCGAGGTCGCCTACCCCGAACTCACGCACGCGACGGTCGACCACATCATTCCGACGGCGGATCAGTCCCGACCCTACGAGGAGGACGCCGCCGAGGAGATGATGAGCGAACTCGAGGAAAACGTCCGCGAGGCGGGGATCGACTTCTCGGATCCGACCAGCGGCGACCAGGGGATCGTCCACGTCGTCGGCCCGGAGCAGGGACTCACCCAGCCCGGCAAGACGATCGTCTGCGGCGACTCCCACACGTCGACCCACGGCGCGTTCGGCGCGCTCGCGTTCGGAATCGGTACCAGCCAGATCCGGGACGTGCTGGCGACGGGGACCCTCGCGTTCGAGAAACAGCAGGTCCGCAAGATTCAGGTCGACGGCGAACTCGGCGACGGCGTCGAGGCGAAGGACGTCATCCTCGAGATCATCCGCCGTCTCGGCACCGAGGGCGGCGTCGGCTACGTCTACGAGTACGCCGGCGAGGCCATCGAGTCGCTGGGGATGGAGGGTCGGATGTCGATCTGCAACATGTCGATCGAGGGCGGCGCCCGCGCGGGCTACGTCAACCCCGACGAGACCACCTACGAGTGGCTCGAGGAGACCGATTACTTCCGGGAAAACCCCGAGAAGTTCGAGGAACTGAAGCCGTACTGGGAGTCGATCAAATCGGACGAGGACGCGGAGTACGACGACGTCGTCACGATCGACGCCGACGAACTCGAGCCGGTCGTCACCTGGGGCACGACCCCGGGTCAGGGGATCGGCATCACCGACCCGATTCCGGCGCCCGAGGACTTGCCCGAGGACAAGCGGGACACCGCCCGACGCGCCCAGGAGCACATGCGGGTCGGGCCCGGCGAGACGATGGAAGGGTACGACATCGACGTGGCCTTCCTCGGCTCCTGTACCAACGCTCGCCTGCCCGACCTGCGACGGGCCGCCCGGATCGTCGAGGGCCGCGAGGTCCACCCGGACGTCCGCGCGATGGTCGTCCCCGGCAGCCAGCGCGTCCAGGATGCCGCCGAGGAGGAAGGCCTGAAGGACGTCTTCGAGGAGGCCGGCTTCGACTGGCGCAACGCCGGCTGCTCGATGTGTCTCGGCATGAACGAGGACCAGCTCGAGGGCGACGAGGCCTGCGCGTCCTCCTCGAACCGGAACTTCGTCGGTCGGCAGGGGAGCAAGGACGGTCGCACCGTCCTAATGAACCCGCGGATGGTCGCCGCGGCGGCGATCACCGGGGAAGTCTCTGACGTACGCGACCTGAAGGAGGTGACGCTGGCGTGA
- a CDS encoding LeuA family protein, giving the protein MTPVRGVEFFQGTLDSTDEIESARVFDTTLRDGEQSPGTSFSADDKRQIATILDEMGTHVIEAGFPVNSEAEFEAVRDIASSTSTTTCGLARVVDEDIEAALDSGVEMVHTFVSTSDVQIEDSMHATREDVVQRAVESVERITEAGATCMFSPMDATRTDEEFLLEVVEAVTEAGTDWINVPDTCGVATPGRFQALIETICAHTDARVDVHTHDDFGLATANALAGIEAGADQAQVSVNSIGERAGNAAYEEFVMAVESVYQCDTGIDTTRITELSKVVEEKSDVPTPGNKPVVGDNAFSHESGIHAAGVIENSDTFEPGVMTPEMVGAKRRLVMGKHTGTHSVRERLRECGFDPTDEQVRTVTRRVKDYGAEKRRITVSDLERFAEDAGVERQREPEEVRI; this is encoded by the coding sequence CTGACACCAGTCAGGGGGGTCGAGTTCTTCCAGGGCACGTTAGATTCCACTGACGAAATCGAGTCAGCACGTGTCTTCGACACCACCCTCCGGGACGGCGAACAGTCGCCCGGAACGTCGTTTTCCGCCGACGATAAACGGCAGATCGCAACGATTCTGGACGAGATGGGAACCCACGTCATCGAGGCTGGATTCCCGGTCAACTCCGAGGCCGAGTTCGAGGCCGTTCGCGATATCGCTTCCTCGACGTCGACGACCACCTGCGGGTTAGCCCGCGTCGTCGACGAGGACATCGAAGCGGCGCTGGACTCCGGCGTCGAGATGGTGCACACGTTCGTCAGCACCAGCGACGTCCAGATCGAGGATTCGATGCACGCCACGCGAGAGGACGTCGTCCAGCGCGCCGTCGAATCGGTCGAACGCATCACGGAAGCGGGGGCGACCTGCATGTTCTCGCCGATGGACGCGACGCGCACCGACGAGGAATTCCTGCTCGAGGTGGTCGAAGCGGTCACCGAGGCCGGCACGGACTGGATCAACGTTCCGGACACTTGCGGCGTCGCCACGCCCGGGCGGTTCCAGGCGCTGATCGAGACGATCTGCGCCCACACCGACGCGCGGGTCGACGTCCACACCCACGACGACTTCGGACTGGCCACCGCCAACGCGCTGGCCGGCATCGAAGCGGGGGCCGACCAGGCCCAGGTGTCGGTCAACTCGATCGGCGAGCGCGCCGGCAACGCCGCCTACGAGGAGTTCGTGATGGCCGTCGAGTCGGTCTACCAGTGCGATACGGGGATCGACACGACCCGCATCACCGAGCTCTCGAAGGTCGTCGAGGAGAAAAGCGACGTCCCGACGCCGGGTAACAAACCCGTCGTCGGCGACAACGCCTTCTCCCACGAGAGCGGCATTCACGCCGCCGGCGTCATCGAGAACTCCGACACCTTCGAGCCCGGCGTCATGACCCCGGAGATGGTCGGCGCGAAACGCCGACTGGTCATGGGGAAACACACGGGCACGCACTCGGTCCGCGAGCGCCTGCGCGAGTGCGGGTTCGACCCCACCGACGAGCAGGTACGCACGGTCACCCGCCGAGTCAAGGATTACGGTGCGGAGAAGCGCCGGATCACGGTCAGCGATCTGGAGCGCTTCGCCGAGGACGCTGGCGTCGAACGTCAGCGGGAGCCGGAGGAGGTGCGCATCTGA
- a CDS encoding DUF5779 family protein: protein MSDFDLDLRAVEEHIEEEFEGEIALGVLDGTTPADEWLEAVSNGNVLVLCVDGEVNDLASGFARDVKESGGSLVHFRGFLIVAPPGVDVNTDRL, encoded by the coding sequence ATGAGCGATTTCGACCTCGACTTGCGAGCCGTCGAGGAACACATCGAGGAGGAGTTCGAGGGTGAAATCGCCCTCGGCGTCCTCGACGGGACGACCCCCGCAGACGAGTGGCTCGAGGCGGTCTCGAACGGCAACGTGCTCGTCCTCTGCGTCGACGGCGAAGTCAACGACCTGGCGTCCGGATTCGCCCGCGACGTCAAGGAATCCGGCGGCAGCCTCGTCCACTTCCGGGGCTTTCTGATCGTCGCGCCGCCGGGTGTCGACGTGAACACGGACCGACTCTGA
- a CDS encoding DUF5789 family protein produces MGVRPPSNGDDDKPDSIDFGIAAVDAHLRNSDLAFPATKDDVAAEIGHEQIPYDVHGNDVPLGEMLEEADRNRFRSRQELLNALHEPFEEYRQQHSNGVVQQVRSMLPF; encoded by the coding sequence ATGGGAGTCCGGCCACCATCGAACGGAGACGACGACAAACCCGACAGCATCGATTTCGGCATCGCCGCCGTCGACGCGCACCTCCGGAACAGCGACCTCGCGTTTCCGGCGACGAAAGACGACGTCGCGGCCGAAATCGGCCACGAACAGATCCCCTACGACGTCCACGGCAACGACGTCCCCCTCGGCGAGATGCTCGAGGAGGCCGACCGAAACCGGTTCCGGTCGCGCCAGGAGTTGCTGAACGCGCTTCACGAACCCTTCGAGGAGTACCGACAGCAGCACTCCAACGGCGTCGTCCAGCAGGTGCGGTCGATGCTGCCGTTCTAG
- a CDS encoding MPN domain-containing protein, with the protein MVYVIRALVDVLLELASDADPNRVKTGVSVTTAGELEGAGGIPPETPVFTDFFLPDPGNAVNAVFGVDLSTPARQTQGQFVSHPVSELEVTKRDDLAEVIFVAVPPWEIDDASFAAFDRAGERQPLEIVDARAPEGSLRG; encoded by the coding sequence GTGGTCTACGTTATCCGCGCGCTGGTCGACGTGCTGCTCGAGTTGGCCAGCGACGCCGATCCGAATCGCGTGAAGACGGGCGTCTCCGTCACGACGGCCGGCGAACTCGAGGGGGCCGGCGGTATCCCACCCGAGACGCCCGTCTTCACGGATTTCTTCCTACCGGACCCCGGGAACGCGGTCAACGCGGTCTTCGGCGTCGATCTCTCGACGCCCGCCCGCCAGACCCAGGGGCAGTTCGTCTCCCATCCCGTCAGCGAACTCGAGGTGACGAAACGGGACGACCTCGCCGAAGTGATCTTCGTCGCCGTTCCGCCGTGGGAGATCGACGACGCGTCGTTCGCCGCCTTCGATCGCGCCGGCGAACGTCAACCGCTCGAGATCGTCGACGCCCGCGCGCCGGAGGGATCCCTCCGGGGGTGA